A genomic segment from Tindallia californiensis encodes:
- a CDS encoding helix-turn-helix domain-containing protein — protein MLKIETQIGAKAKQLRQEKKITLKELSEKTNLSVGYLSQFERGINTIAIDTLAKIADVYQVHLNYFLPSQMGENAIVLKSYEQEVLDVIGEHYIVTSLGTNNSKHILYPRLIEILPSLKKEERLQTYPHKGEEFIYILEGILTLLYKDEKHHLYPGDSAQYASDIPHNWANDTNKNVKLLCISVPNPFNENNPKDKVEDDHLHQHIGSTLTD, from the coding sequence ATGCTTAAAATCGAAACTCAGATCGGCGCAAAAGCAAAGCAATTGCGGCAAGAAAAAAAAATAACGCTGAAGGAACTCAGCGAAAAAACAAACCTGTCTGTTGGATATCTATCCCAGTTTGAGCGAGGAATTAATACCATTGCTATCGATACACTTGCTAAAATCGCTGATGTTTACCAGGTCCACTTAAACTATTTTTTACCTAGTCAGATGGGAGAAAATGCCATTGTCTTAAAAAGCTATGAACAGGAAGTATTAGATGTTATTGGCGAACACTACATCGTTACTTCTCTTGGTACCAACAACTCAAAGCATATTTTATATCCAAGACTCATCGAGATCCTACCTTCCCTAAAAAAAGAAGAACGCCTTCAAACCTATCCTCACAAGGGTGAAGAGTTCATTTACATTCTGGAAGGTATTCTTACACTTTTATATAAGGATGAAAAGCATCATCTTTATCCTGGCGATTCTGCTCAATACGCTTCGGACATTCCTCACAACTGGGCGAACGACACGAACAAAAATGTAAAGTTGCTTTGTATCTCTGTTCCAAACCCTTTTAATGAAAACAATCCTAAAGATAAGGTCGAAGACGATCATCTCCATCAACATATAGGCAGCACCTTAACGGATTAA
- a CDS encoding FMN-binding protein: MMSFIQSKSFKSGMAILFALLLAFTVTGCGDTSTEEEAPAAEPHTLTGSGEGYAGTITVEVEMLEDEIQSIEVTESSDTPGIADGAFDAVIGKIIENQGTEDVDVVSGATGSSQGLLDAVEDALAQ; this comes from the coding sequence ATGATGTCATTCATTCAAAGTAAATCATTCAAATCAGGCATGGCTATCTTGTTTGCATTGCTTCTTGCTTTTACCGTAACCGGTTGTGGGGATACAAGCACAGAAGAAGAAGCACCTGCTGCTGAGCCTCATACCTTAACTGGTTCTGGCGAAGGTTATGCCGGTACCATCACCGTTGAAGTTGAAATGCTGGAAGACGAGATTCAAAGCATCGAAGTAACTGAGTCTTCAGACACTCCAGGTATTGCCGACGGAGCTTTTGATGCGGTTATCGGTAAAATCATCGAAAACCAAGGCACAGAAGATGTTGACGTAGTTTCCGGAGCTACCGGATCAAGCCAAGGTCTTTTAGATGCTGTGGAAGATGCACTTGCTCAGTAA
- a CDS encoding HAD family hydrolase, translated as MNYQCILFDLDGTLTDPGMGITNALMHALEKYGIKVEDRETLYPFIGPPLMESFESFYGFSKEEAKQAVEYYREYYREKGLFENKVYEGIPALLEKLASRKKTLLVATSKPEIFANQILKHFGIHHYFSFVAGSHFDGSRVQKNEVIAYVLERAGVKDLSKAVMVGDRKHDMIGAKKVGVDSIGVLYGYGDRDELEKAGAKMIVRQVEELETILR; from the coding sequence ATGAACTATCAATGCATCTTATTTGATTTAGATGGAACTTTGACAGACCCGGGGATGGGGATTACCAATGCCCTGATGCATGCTCTGGAAAAATATGGGATTAAAGTGGAGGACAGAGAAACCTTGTATCCATTTATAGGACCGCCACTTATGGAATCCTTTGAGAGCTTTTACGGGTTTTCTAAAGAAGAAGCGAAACAAGCGGTAGAGTATTATCGTGAGTATTATAGAGAGAAAGGTTTGTTTGAAAACAAAGTCTATGAAGGAATCCCGGCTTTGCTGGAAAAGTTGGCCAGTCGAAAAAAGACGCTTTTGGTAGCCACTTCAAAGCCGGAAATCTTTGCTAACCAGATACTGAAACATTTTGGAATCCATCACTACTTTTCCTTTGTGGCAGGAAGTCATTTTGATGGCAGCAGGGTACAGAAGAATGAAGTGATAGCATATGTGCTGGAAAGGGCTGGTGTGAAAGATCTTTCCAAAGCGGTGATGGTAGGGGATCGAAAACATGATATGATAGGGGCGAAAAAGGTAGGAGTAGATTCTATTGGTGTGTTATATGGGTATGGAGATAGGGATGAATTGGAAAAAGCTGGTGCAAAAATGATTGTTCGCCAAGTAGAAGAGCTGGAGACGATTTTGCGATAA
- a CDS encoding zinc ribbon domain-containing protein yields MNQYKKISPSLFGLVLICFLLPFITVSCEGETIARLSGVELMTGSQVGTGFAAERVDPSPEIVVTVIVVVVGLIAAISKKYLFAGIAGAIGVISLLMFRSRVNESAMQFYPAIVRLRIGYWLALLLLIGAGGIFLYYHFADKNQSRKIEEKKEVNPIDTSKVFCTQCGSQQEATDIFCTSCGAKKEA; encoded by the coding sequence ATGAATCAGTATAAAAAGATATCTCCATCCTTATTTGGCCTTGTGTTGATTTGTTTTTTACTACCCTTTATCACTGTCTCCTGCGAAGGAGAAACCATTGCTCGATTATCGGGTGTTGAATTAATGACTGGATCTCAGGTGGGAACCGGATTTGCGGCAGAAAGAGTAGATCCAAGTCCGGAAATAGTAGTAACGGTGATCGTAGTAGTGGTAGGGTTGATTGCGGCGATTTCAAAAAAATACCTATTTGCTGGAATTGCTGGCGCCATAGGGGTTATTTCATTACTAATGTTTCGTTCTCGCGTCAATGAAAGTGCCATGCAATTTTATCCAGCCATTGTTAGGCTGAGAATCGGATATTGGCTTGCTTTATTGTTATTAATAGGAGCTGGCGGTATTTTTCTGTATTATCATTTTGCAGACAAGAATCAAAGCAGGAAGATTGAGGAGAAGAAAGAAGTGAACCCTATCGATACATCAAAGGTATTCTGCACCCAATGCGGAAGTCAGCAAGAAGCAACAGATATTTTCTGCACCAGTTGTGGAGCCAAAAAAGAAGCGTAA
- a CDS encoding glycyl-radical enzyme activating protein, translated as MKEALVFNIQRFSIHDGEGIRSTVFFKGCGLHCKWCHNPESQSYQKQIIRYEERCKNCKACMNFCPHQGIKEVKGKIELDRKNCHTCGTCLDYCVYNALEIAGKPYTANQLVEIVKRDRMLYEESGGGVTLSGGEVMSQSIGFLLELCKKLKRLGIHITIDTCGLAPRESYQQLVPYVDAFLYDIKTIDQQKHELFVGDGLETILDNLIEINKMDAIITIRVAVIGGFNDREKEIQEMIQWLVMNQIKVKKIDLLPYHEAGSIKYQRLGRSYEKKKMSVPSPEKMEAIKNIFIEHGFQNISIGG; from the coding sequence ATGAAAGAGGCCTTGGTTTTTAATATACAACGGTTTTCGATCCATGATGGTGAAGGGATTAGAAGTACCGTATTCTTTAAAGGTTGCGGACTGCATTGTAAATGGTGCCACAATCCAGAAAGTCAAAGTTATCAAAAACAAATAATACGCTATGAAGAAAGATGTAAAAATTGTAAAGCCTGTATGAACTTTTGTCCCCATCAAGGGATTAAAGAGGTAAAAGGAAAGATCGAATTGGATCGGAAAAACTGCCATACTTGTGGAACTTGTCTGGACTATTGTGTTTATAATGCATTGGAAATAGCGGGGAAACCATATACAGCAAATCAACTGGTTGAGATTGTGAAAAGGGACAGAATGCTTTATGAAGAATCAGGAGGTGGCGTTACTCTGTCTGGTGGTGAAGTTATGTCTCAGTCGATAGGGTTTTTATTGGAACTATGTAAAAAGCTAAAAAGGTTGGGCATCCATATTACCATAGATACCTGTGGTCTTGCGCCGAGAGAATCCTATCAACAGTTGGTTCCCTACGTGGACGCTTTTTTGTATGATATAAAAACCATCGACCAACAAAAACATGAACTATTTGTGGGAGATGGGTTAGAGACTATTCTCGATAATTTAATAGAAATCAATAAGATGGATGCGATTATTACCATTCGGGTGGCTGTTATTGGCGGGTTTAATGATAGGGAAAAGGAAATACAAGAAATGATTCAATGGTTGGTGATGAATCAAATCAAAGTAAAAAAAATAGATTTGCTACCGTATCATGAAGCAGGGTCTATAAAATATCAGCGGTTAGGTCGTTCTTACGAGAAGAAAAAGATGAGTGTTCCTTCTCCTGAAAAAATGGAGGCAATAAAAAACATTTTTATAGAACATGGGTTTCAAAATATTAGTATAGGAGGCTGA
- a CDS encoding 1-propanol dehydrogenase PduQ, with the protein MKAFGMKTEIVSGINALAHVNKWPSKKVFLVTDETMVSIGVARQLEDYLKSAGTPYHLFREVEANPKVETVKKGLKLMVENRVDTLIALGGGSVIDAAKAMMYFCIKSKEMLVDKDAIHKPRFIAIPTTSGTGSEVTSFSVITDEETQTKVALTDPLMLPDIAILDATLTLSVPPAVTADTGMDVITHALEACLAKRASEFSQVYAEKSLQVAFDYLLKAYQDGSDREARQKMHEASCMAGLAFTNAGLGINHSLAHAIGGRFKISHGRANAILLPHIIAYNAGLTDKELTPEGEAYGKLATHLGIPDIGTKNKVKALVRIVERYRKELRIEDSFQHYGINESEYKAAVASMATLALKDVCTKDNPREVTQKELETLLLQSYSGELKT; encoded by the coding sequence ATGAAGGCTTTTGGAATGAAAACAGAAATAGTGTCTGGAATTAATGCACTGGCTCATGTAAATAAATGGCCATCAAAAAAAGTGTTTCTGGTAACCGATGAGACAATGGTTTCCATTGGAGTGGCCAGACAATTGGAAGATTACTTGAAGTCCGCTGGTACTCCTTATCATCTCTTTCGGGAAGTGGAAGCCAATCCTAAGGTAGAAACGGTAAAAAAAGGTTTGAAACTGATGGTTGAAAACAGAGTAGACACGTTGATAGCTTTAGGTGGTGGGTCGGTTATTGATGCGGCAAAAGCTATGATGTACTTTTGCATCAAATCAAAAGAAATGCTGGTAGATAAGGATGCGATTCATAAGCCACGATTCATTGCCATTCCCACTACGAGTGGAACGGGTTCGGAAGTTACCTCCTTTTCTGTTATTACAGATGAGGAAACTCAGACAAAAGTAGCGTTAACAGATCCACTGATGCTACCAGATATAGCAATCCTAGATGCCACACTGACCCTCAGTGTTCCGCCGGCCGTAACAGCCGACACTGGCATGGATGTGATCACCCATGCCTTGGAAGCTTGTCTGGCAAAAAGAGCCAGCGAGTTCTCTCAGGTATATGCGGAAAAATCCCTTCAGGTAGCTTTTGACTACTTATTGAAGGCATATCAGGATGGAAGTGACAGGGAAGCCCGGCAAAAAATGCATGAAGCTTCTTGCATGGCTGGTCTGGCGTTTACGAATGCTGGACTGGGAATTAATCACAGCCTGGCTCATGCCATTGGCGGCAGGTTTAAAATTAGCCATGGACGGGCCAATGCCATTCTGTTACCTCACATTATTGCTTATAATGCCGGTTTGACAGATAAAGAACTTACACCGGAAGGGGAAGCCTACGGAAAACTGGCGACTCACTTAGGTATACCGGATATTGGTACAAAAAACAAAGTAAAAGCATTAGTAAGAATTGTTGAGAGGTATCGAAAAGAACTGAGAATTGAAGATTCTTTTCAACACTATGGGATTAATGAGAGTGAATATAAAGCAGCCGTAGCATCAATGGCGACATTAGCCCTCAAAGATGTGTGTACCAAGGACAATCCAAGAGAAGTGACACAAAAAGAATTAGAAACGTTGTTGCTCCAGAGTTACTCAGGAGAGCTGAAAACTTAA
- the hypD gene encoding trans-4-hydroxy-L-proline dehydratase, which produces MELRGINERVRKLRQQSVTTEPRIYMERADLMTDAYQQYDGSVSIPEMRAIAFKYFMENKTLCINDGELIVGEKGDGPQKTPTFPELCCHTIEDMQVMNERELIGFKVSEEDFTLQEEKIIPYWKDRSIRKKILDAMTDEWKDCYELGIFTEFMEQRGPGHTVGSGAIYEKGFKDYKKIIKERIASLDYMNDSEAYSKLENLKAMDIACDAIMILGERYAQYARELAEKETDPSRKKELLQIAENCEVVPANKPETYWQAIQMYWFVHLGVCTELNPWDAFSPGRLDQHLNPFYQKEMEAGSLKEEEALELLQCLWVKFNNQPAPPKVGITLKESGTYTDFANINTGGITADGQDGVNDVSYLILDCMDEMKLLQPSSNVQISRKTPQHFLKRACEVSRKGWGQPAFYNTEAIMQELLNAGKTIEDARLGGTSGCVETGAFGNEAYILTGYFNLPKILEITLHNGYDPVGKKQLGLALGKAEDFKSYEELLEAYKKQIEHFINIKIQGSNVIETIYAKYMPSPFLSVITNDCIAKGKDYNAGGARYNTNYIQGVGIGTITDSLTAIKYNIYDHQKCTMEELMAAISDDFEGHDLVKHLVKNKTPKYGNDDDYADEVMKQIFTIYKETVNGRSNMKGGEYRINMLPTTCHVYFGEVMLASPNGRLAHKPLSEGISPEKGADTLGPAAVIRSAAKMDHLSTGGTLLNQKFTPSVVKGEEGLDNMASLVRAYFNMEGHHIQFNITDRETLIKAQKNPEEYQDLIVRVAGYSDHFRNLSKVLQDEIIGRTEQSFDGI; this is translated from the coding sequence ATGGAGCTTAGAGGAATCAATGAAAGAGTAAGGAAGCTTAGGCAGCAAAGTGTGACAACGGAACCGAGGATTTACATGGAACGAGCTGATTTGATGACAGATGCCTATCAACAATATGATGGATCTGTTTCTATTCCCGAGATGAGAGCCATTGCCTTTAAGTATTTTATGGAAAACAAAACCCTGTGCATTAATGATGGGGAGCTTATTGTGGGCGAAAAAGGTGATGGACCCCAAAAAACACCAACCTTTCCGGAGCTATGCTGTCATACGATAGAAGACATGCAGGTCATGAATGAGAGAGAACTTATTGGATTCAAAGTTAGCGAAGAAGACTTTACGCTGCAGGAAGAAAAAATAATTCCTTACTGGAAAGATCGCTCCATTCGAAAAAAAATACTGGATGCGATGACTGATGAATGGAAAGATTGTTATGAACTGGGAATATTTACTGAGTTTATGGAGCAAAGAGGTCCGGGACATACCGTAGGTTCTGGTGCCATCTATGAAAAAGGGTTCAAAGATTACAAAAAAATCATAAAGGAGCGAATCGCTTCCTTAGATTATATGAATGATTCGGAAGCCTACAGCAAGTTAGAAAACTTAAAAGCAATGGACATTGCCTGCGATGCTATCATGATTTTGGGAGAAAGATACGCTCAATATGCCAGAGAACTAGCTGAAAAGGAAACGGATCCTTCTCGAAAAAAAGAACTTCTGCAAATCGCTGAAAACTGTGAGGTAGTTCCGGCTAACAAGCCAGAAACCTATTGGCAAGCAATCCAGATGTATTGGTTTGTCCATCTGGGCGTTTGCACAGAGTTGAATCCATGGGATGCTTTTAGTCCCGGAAGGTTAGATCAACACTTAAATCCTTTTTATCAAAAGGAAATGGAAGCAGGAAGTTTGAAGGAAGAGGAAGCCTTAGAATTGTTGCAATGCCTATGGGTTAAATTTAATAACCAACCAGCGCCGCCCAAAGTAGGAATAACCTTAAAAGAAAGTGGGACCTATACAGATTTTGCAAACATTAATACGGGTGGGATCACGGCTGATGGTCAGGATGGTGTTAATGATGTCAGCTATTTGATACTGGATTGCATGGACGAAATGAAACTTTTACAACCAAGCTCCAATGTTCAGATTAGCCGAAAAACACCACAGCACTTTCTGAAGAGAGCTTGTGAAGTGTCAAGAAAAGGGTGGGGACAGCCAGCTTTTTACAATACCGAAGCCATCATGCAAGAGCTGTTAAATGCAGGCAAAACCATCGAAGATGCACGACTGGGAGGAACTAGTGGTTGTGTAGAAACGGGAGCTTTTGGCAACGAAGCCTATATTCTGACAGGGTACTTCAATTTGCCTAAAATATTGGAAATCACCCTGCATAATGGCTATGATCCTGTAGGAAAAAAGCAGCTGGGATTAGCCCTGGGAAAAGCGGAAGATTTCAAGAGTTATGAAGAGTTATTAGAAGCATACAAGAAACAGATAGAGCATTTTATCAATATCAAAATACAGGGTTCTAATGTAATAGAGACCATCTACGCAAAATACATGCCTTCTCCTTTTCTATCGGTCATTACTAATGATTGCATAGCGAAAGGCAAAGACTATAATGCCGGTGGTGCCAGATATAATACTAACTATATTCAGGGCGTCGGGATTGGCACGATTACGGATTCACTGACAGCCATCAAATATAATATTTACGATCATCAGAAATGCACGATGGAAGAACTGATGGCGGCGATAAGCGATGATTTTGAAGGCCATGATCTGGTTAAGCATCTCGTGAAAAACAAAACACCTAAATATGGAAATGATGATGATTATGCGGACGAAGTGATGAAACAAATATTTACTATTTATAAAGAAACCGTTAATGGACGGTCTAATATGAAAGGGGGAGAATATCGAATTAATATGCTTCCAACCACTTGCCATGTATACTTTGGTGAAGTTATGCTAGCCAGCCCTAATGGACGTTTAGCGCACAAACCACTTTCAGAAGGTATTTCGCCAGAAAAAGGAGCGGACACCCTTGGACCTGCCGCGGTTATTCGTTCAGCAGCGAAAATGGATCACCTTAGTACGGGAGGCACCTTGCTAAACCAGAAGTTCACCCCGTCCGTCGTTAAGGGTGAAGAGGGGCTGGACAATATGGCAAGTTTGGTTCGTGCTTATTTTAATATGGAAGGGCATCATATTCAATTTAATATAACCGATAGAGAAACTTTAATTAAAGCGCAAAAAAACCCGGAGGAATATCAGGATCTGATTGTTCGTGTTGCAGGTTATAGTGATCATTTTAGAAACTTAAGCAAAGTGTTGCAAGATGAAATTATTGGCCGGACAGAGCAATCTTTTGACGGAATATAA
- a CDS encoding zinc ribbon domain-containing protein: MADFFKKLRKEMDEGVTIASVKSKNLIETTKIRNRISTLQGQKESRLNELGVQYYRGWSMEEIQTEDVQNRLQTICENIKAIDQEIQLKEDEIEKIHKEEQDLMNRKKPQTCKCGKNINPEALFCNHCGAKVEEVLKQNETREESSSASMKCSCGKMINEGTKFCGGCGNNVEHFFNSSDQKED, from the coding sequence ATGGCAGATTTTTTTAAGAAACTAAGAAAAGAAATGGATGAGGGCGTGACCATCGCCAGTGTAAAATCAAAAAATTTGATAGAAACAACCAAAATACGGAACCGGATTTCGACATTACAAGGACAAAAAGAATCTCGGTTAAATGAGCTAGGCGTTCAATACTACCGAGGATGGTCCATGGAGGAAATTCAGACAGAAGATGTTCAAAACCGTCTGCAAACCATCTGTGAAAACATTAAGGCCATTGACCAGGAGATTCAATTAAAAGAGGATGAAATCGAAAAGATACATAAAGAAGAGCAGGATCTGATGAATCGAAAGAAACCTCAAACCTGTAAGTGTGGAAAAAATATAAATCCGGAAGCTCTTTTTTGCAATCATTGTGGTGCTAAGGTGGAAGAAGTTCTAAAGCAAAATGAGACTAGAGAAGAAAGCAGTAGTGCATCGATGAAATGTAGTTGCGGAAAAATGATCAATGAAGGAACTAAGTTTTGTGGTGGTTGCGGGAATAATGTAGAACATTTTTTTAACTCCTCAGACCAAAAGGAGGATTAA
- a CDS encoding flavocytochrome c: MIKKHKKWFSLLLTLLLTLSIFTGCGSTADDEAEEVAEEAAEEAVAEDFTDLTTDVLVVGAGGAGLAAAIEASDAGKEVIVIEKMPMAGGNTLRATGGLNAAGTSSQEALDIEDDASIHYEDTMTGGHELNDPELVEILTSQAAPAVEWLIELGADLSDVGRLGGSSNNRTHRPTGGAPVGGHLVQVLQEASQERGVEILLNTTAIELLMEDEAVNGVLVEAENGETYSIFADAVILATGGFGANATMIADLDEGLEGFGTTNHPGATGEGITMAQEIGAALVDMVEIQTHPTVVPEIGYMITEAVRGNGAILINRSGERFVDEMGTRDVVSTATLEQEGQTGFLFFDEEVRESLSAIEGYIERDLVIEAESLEALAEKMEMDIDVLQATVDSYNEAVASGSDEAFGRSDMPVSLESPSFYVIEVGPAVHHTMGGLHISANAEVLNENGEAIPGLFAAGEITGGIHGGNRLGGNALTDLMVFGRIAGQSAAQ, translated from the coding sequence ATGATAAAGAAACACAAAAAATGGTTTTCCCTTTTACTAACCCTTCTGCTTACATTAAGCATCTTCACTGGATGCGGAAGTACAGCAGACGATGAGGCAGAGGAAGTAGCTGAAGAAGCTGCAGAAGAAGCCGTTGCGGAAGACTTTACTGATCTTACTACGGATGTATTAGTTGTTGGAGCTGGTGGTGCTGGTTTAGCCGCCGCCATCGAAGCAAGCGATGCAGGCAAAGAAGTAATCGTTATTGAAAAAATGCCAATGGCTGGCGGAAACACCCTTCGAGCTACTGGTGGGTTAAATGCAGCCGGAACTTCTTCACAAGAAGCTTTAGACATTGAAGATGACGCTTCTATTCATTACGAAGATACAATGACTGGTGGTCATGAGTTAAACGACCCTGAACTGGTAGAAATCCTTACTAGCCAAGCAGCACCAGCTGTAGAGTGGCTTATTGAATTAGGTGCTGACCTTTCAGATGTTGGACGATTAGGCGGTTCTTCTAATAACCGTACTCACCGACCAACTGGCGGTGCCCCTGTAGGTGGTCATTTAGTTCAAGTATTACAAGAAGCAAGCCAAGAACGAGGTGTTGAAATTTTACTAAACACTACCGCTATCGAATTACTGATGGAAGATGAGGCTGTCAACGGAGTGCTTGTAGAAGCAGAAAACGGTGAGACTTATTCTATTTTCGCAGACGCTGTTATTTTAGCAACTGGCGGATTTGGTGCTAACGCAACCATGATCGCTGATTTAGATGAAGGCCTAGAAGGTTTCGGAACCACTAATCATCCGGGAGCTACTGGCGAAGGAATCACGATGGCTCAAGAAATCGGAGCTGCTTTAGTGGATATGGTGGAAATCCAAACACATCCAACGGTTGTTCCAGAGATTGGTTATATGATTACAGAAGCCGTTCGTGGTAATGGAGCTATTTTAATCAACCGTTCCGGTGAACGATTTGTTGATGAAATGGGTACCAGAGACGTTGTATCAACGGCTACTTTAGAGCAAGAAGGACAAACCGGTTTCTTATTCTTTGACGAAGAAGTTCGTGAAAGTCTGAGTGCCATCGAAGGCTATATTGAAAGAGATTTAGTAATCGAAGCAGAAAGCTTAGAAGCCTTGGCTGAAAAGATGGAAATGGATATCGATGTATTACAGGCAACTGTAGACAGTTACAACGAAGCGGTTGCTTCTGGATCTGACGAAGCTTTCGGAAGAAGCGACATGCCTGTTAGTCTTGAAAGTCCATCTTTCTATGTGATCGAAGTTGGTCCAGCGGTACATCATACCATGGGCGGCTTACACATTTCAGCTAATGCAGAAGTATTAAACGAAAATGGTGAAGCAATTCCAGGATTATTTGCAGCTGGCGAAATCACTGGTGGAATCCACGGCGGCAACCGTCTGGGTGGAAACGCATTAACAGATCTTATGGTATTTGGTCGAATTGCTGGACAGTCCGCTGCACAGTAA
- a CDS encoding DUF3298 and DUF4163 domain-containing protein, with product MKKNHLHSIKKDYMNPPLPKDIESSIRKGVAQAQREKQRHRFQRGIKKTASIAAAASILFTVALNSSPAFASSFSEIPLINRVVQVLTVKDYQFEQDGYTANVTTPAIEGLENKNLETLLNKTYLKESKELYQDFLKEMEEMEDSGGGHLGLHSGYEVVTDNEQILSIRRYVVNTVGSSSTTYQYDTIDKENELFLTLPSLFKDDAYIEVISQSIKEQMMNQHRQDPDQIYWLEGMVEDPDLVDLFQKIDPSQNFYISEDATLVISFDKYEVAPGYMGVAEFQIPTDILKPLLVNNEYLK from the coding sequence ATGAAGAAAAATCATCTTCACTCTATAAAAAAAGACTATATGAATCCACCTCTCCCTAAGGATATAGAAAGTAGCATCCGAAAAGGAGTGGCACAGGCACAAAGAGAAAAACAGCGTCATCGATTTCAACGTGGAATCAAAAAAACAGCTAGTATTGCCGCTGCTGCATCTATTCTTTTCACCGTTGCCCTTAACAGCAGCCCTGCCTTTGCTTCTTCTTTTTCAGAGATACCTCTCATCAATCGTGTGGTGCAGGTACTTACAGTGAAAGATTATCAATTTGAGCAGGATGGATATACTGCCAATGTCACTACTCCAGCTATTGAAGGGCTTGAAAATAAAAATCTTGAAACCTTATTAAATAAAACCTATTTAAAGGAAAGCAAAGAACTTTACCAGGATTTCTTAAAAGAAATGGAGGAGATGGAAGATTCCGGCGGCGGTCATCTGGGCCTTCATAGTGGTTACGAGGTTGTTACGGATAATGAGCAGATTCTTTCTATCCGACGTTATGTGGTTAATACCGTGGGATCTTCTTCCACAACTTATCAATATGATACCATTGACAAAGAAAACGAACTGTTTCTTACCTTACCGAGCCTGTTTAAGGACGATGCTTACATCGAAGTGATCTCTCAGTCCATCAAAGAGCAAATGATGAACCAACATCGTCAAGACCCTGATCAAATATATTGGCTGGAAGGAATGGTGGAGGATCCGGATCTTGTTGATCTTTTCCAGAAAATTGATCCTTCGCAGAACTTCTATATTAGCGAAGACGCCACTCTGGTCATTTCTTTTGATAAATATGAAGTAGCTCCCGGCTACATGGGAGTAGCTGAATTTCAAATCCCTACGGATATCTTAAAGCCATTGTTAGTCAATAATGAGTATTTGAAGTAA
- a CDS encoding sigma-70 family RNA polymerase sigma factor codes for MKKKELASEKEVEAYLIENQLMHYRLAYSYVRNQEDALDIIQEASYKAIVHIDSLKSIHQMKPWFCRILINTALDFLRKRKRLLVMDEETMEAFDKGSEDRYEDIDLHQALREMPDQYRSILILRFFEDLKIEEIADILNENISTIKSRLYRSLKMLRLEIKEDQEVIQ; via the coding sequence ATGAAGAAAAAAGAACTTGCATCTGAAAAAGAAGTAGAAGCTTATTTGATAGAAAACCAATTAATGCACTATCGCTTAGCTTATAGTTATGTTCGCAATCAGGAAGATGCCCTGGACATTATTCAGGAAGCTTCGTATAAAGCTATTGTACACATAGATTCCTTAAAAAGCATCCACCAAATGAAACCTTGGTTTTGTCGAATCCTCATTAATACAGCCCTGGACTTTCTGCGTAAACGAAAACGACTTCTTGTAATGGACGAAGAGACAATGGAGGCTTTCGACAAAGGATCCGAAGACCGTTATGAAGACATTGATCTTCACCAGGCACTAAGAGAAATGCCGGATCAGTATCGCAGTATCCTTATCTTGCGTTTTTTCGAAGACTTAAAAATTGAAGAAATTGCAGACATCTTAAACGAAAACATCAGTACCATCAAAAGCAGGCTTTATCGTTCCTTAAAAATGCTTCGCCTTGAAATCAAAGAAGATCAGGAGGTTATCCAATGA